Part of the Suricata suricatta isolate VVHF042 chromosome 8, meerkat_22Aug2017_6uvM2_HiC, whole genome shotgun sequence genome, CCCAGTCAGGTCATGTAGCGGGTGATAGCACGGAGGGCGTAAAGAAGGGCAGCCTGCATGCGGGCCTCCAGGAGCAGCAGATTCACGTGGACCTGGGGCACAGACGAGGGCTTGTTGGCAACTGGTATCACTCCTCgccatccccatcccccacagACTGGCACTCCCCCTGACCAGCCTCCACTCacctcatccctctctcccatAAAGACACCCTGACCTTTCTGAAGGCTCGGAGCAGTTTGGGGCAATGACTGCTGAAGAATTTCCAGCACATTTATCCCCATCCCCACTGATCTCTTTACCTCCCAAAGCTAAAAACAAGCACCACCCCCAggcattcattttctcatttcatcccCCCAGCAACCTTGAAATGCGGGCAGCATCTGTTCTCGGTGTAAAGACAAGCTCAGGGGGccaaagtgacttgcccaaggtcaccacGCTACTGAGTGACCAAGttagatttgaacccaggtcctCCTGGCTGCCACTGAGAACCCCGTGAGGCACATGCCTGTTTTATAGGTGAGTCAATCACACACTAaagtaggacttgaacccaggtgtcccaactggCAGAGACTCCATCTGGGATAGCTCACTGGGTACCAATCCCCCTTCCCCCCGGGGACTGTACCTTCTCTGAGTGGCGGAAGTGTCTCCAGAAGAGGTTGTACATTCTTCGGGTGGTCTTCTCTGGGTAGCAGGCCACCGTCTTGATATAGACCTTGAGGTTCCGTTCCAGGAGCTGGTTCACCTCCCCGTAGTCATAGTCATCATATCTGGATGGAAAGGCCCCACCAGCATCATCCATCCTCTGCTCCCAGAAGTTGACTCTTGTTCCCTACCCCCACCCTACAGAAGGAGGAACAGCATGTGGCAAGAAAAGGCAGAATGTAGGAAGCGAGTAGAAGTTTGGTTCCTCTTAGAAAAACAGCTGATGTCCCACATCACAGGCCACTACCAGGCTGGCAGACGACCACTCCAAAGACTGCAGAACACGTGCTGTATGAACACATACTCATGGAATCCTCAAAAATACTATACATGCTGTCTACAgaactattatatataatatgccgGACTCATCAGCTCTATTTTATAGCCGAAATGGAGATTCAGGGAAATGAAGTCACTTGTCCTGGGaatggaattcaaacccaggtctgcctggCTCCAAAGTCATATTCACTATAGTAAAGGCCATGAAGAAGGGACAGGAGGCCTGTACAAATATTTTccctggagaaggaagagggagagggaaaaagaaatggtgCTCTTTTTTATAGATGGGCAAACTAAGGCCTGGAGAAGATGATCAACTTGTTCAAAGAGCAAGTTGGTGACATGTCTAAAAGACACTTTGTCACTCCCCAGTCTAGGGCACCAGTTAGTCATCATGGATtagtggggaggggaagactgGTTGAGAGCCAGAGGACAGATTCTGTGGACAAAGGTATAGGAGCAAGGACCCTGTTGGGGAACGTGGGAGCCCGGATGAGGGAGCCGGACAGGAGCTAGCCTGTGCCACACTCGAAGACGTCCgtctctcctccacctcccctgaACCGGAAATCTGTCAATGGCCAGCAGGAGGATGCCCAGTTAATTACAACTGAATACACTCAATCAAATACGTTTACAGCCAGTAATACAGAGCAATGCACATGTTCTACAGGGAACacggaactttttaaaaattgggggatTTTTCTTCTTGGTTGATGTGATGCTTGGAATAAACcattaaatgagaaaagcatCATCATGTGTTCGCTAAAACATGCACACATTTGATGAAGTGAGCAAAACAGGTGAAATGAGTAGGAAGAAAATCTTATGTTTGTAGAATGATATGTTTTGGTTATTGGTGcgtgggaagaaggaaagagatctGTGACAATAATAAGAACAAGTGGCATCATGGATGATCTTTACTTTCATCTTTTTGTTGTCTCTGTTTTCTAAATTTGCTATAAATCTAGTTGTTTCTCCTTACAAACACCAAACACATACTTGGAAAAATGTAACCACCATTAGAAAGCAACtacattagaaagaagaaaagcaacagagaaaGAATGTCACAGATTGTGGATGTGGGTCGTGGAGTAGTTGAATTTGGGGAAATtcgtttttttcttaattctttgaaTTTCCCACAATGTTATCAGAGGGAGATGAAAAACaaagttgggggcgcctggggggctctcagtcaggtaagtgtcagacttcagttcaagtcatgatctcgtgttttgcgggtttgagccccacacggggctctctgatgtcagcacagagcctgtttcagatcctctgtctccctctctctctgcctctcccctgctcattctctcaaaaataaatacacattaaaaaaattggtctGTGTATATCCTTGACAGGTAATTTCACACCTAGGGCTCACCTACAAGGACTTAGGTGTGAGGCTAGTCAGTGCACATGGTGTTTGCAATAGTGAAAAACCGCAAACTATCTACATATTCAACAATAGGGAAATGGTTGAGTCACACTACatctgtaacaaaataccatgcaGTGGTTAAAAAgcctaaattaagaaaaaaagcaaaaaaaacctactttaaaaaactcagagggggcttctgggtggctcagttggttaggcggctAACTctgtattttggctcaggtcatgatctccctgtttttgagtttgaggccctcactgggctccgcactgacaagGCAGATCCTACCTGgaatactctccctctctctctgaccctccggcaggtgctctctctctcccccaaaataaatttcaaaacctttttaaatcagaaaacacTTAGGTAACAAGATGAAATGTAATTAATCACATACTAAGCAGAGACAACCATTATTAATGAACATTTTAGTGTATGGCCTTCCACACATTTTCCTTGTAcacatttttagtaaaaaaaaaaaaaaggggggggagcggggggacAAAAAGATACTGGTTGGtagccagttttctttttttctcaatacattttaaataatttcccataGCAATGTAAAGAGACCATTATAGTTTGGTGTTGTTCACTGGGTGGATATAGCGTTGTTAGAGTCCCATACTGATGGGCACTTATGCTGTCCTTATGCATTGCTAAGAGAAGAGCTCCTACTTGGAATGGAAATACACACACTGTCTATCTCCACTGTTATCTCTGGGGGTGGGATTAAAGAGTTTCATTTATAAGATTCAAACAGTGAGCATATTATCTTTTATAATCAGCAAGGAAAtaaatttgctttgaaaaaaaaaaaagtccagccaggaagaagggaaaagaagcacacacagaaaaaaggaaacagctgTGAGCTCAGATTGAGGACTTGCGCACATATGTCCTGGATGAGGGGTGTGTGTGCTCACCTGATACCAAAGACACAGTGGATGTAATTCCAGATGGCCCTCCGGAGCATGGAGGTGTCTACACCACTGTGCATGGCGATGGTGTTGTAGGTGAGGCTGTAGGCCGCCTGGAACTTCTCATCCAGCAGCTGCCCACCCTCAGGGTAGAGCCGTTGGATCAGTGAATAGCCATGGTCTTCCCAGGTGTAATCCTGAGAAACATGGGAAGGGGTCAGTGAGTAGATTCTTTGGGGCCCAAGGCTGGCCATAGGGACACCATTTGCTGGAGCACAACTTCGCTCTCCATAAtgtctccttcccaccccacaAATCTAACCTGTAGCTTGGTCTGGGCCTAAGAAGCCAAGGAGGATGCACCTTGGTGATGACCTTGTCCCTACGATCAGGATCCTCTGAGCTTAGGGCACAGACGGGTCCTGTCATGATCTAGGGTCTTTCCGTTCCTCTCATGGAATGTTGAGGGAGAAGGTGCCTGACTCTCTGACCACTCACACCATCTACTCTACCCcctgcttatttatttgtaaacCTGGAGCAATGCCAAGAATAGTCTGGAGAGCCTACCTGGGCACGGAAGGTGGGGGGCGCCTGAGCCCCTCGCCGGGTGAAGTCCTCATATCCAAAAGTGGGGTCCTCCACAAAGCACAGCATGtctgggtgtggggagggctCCAGGATGTCGGCTAAGGATGTCAGAAAGAGGTCAAAGTGAGGCCCAGGCATGGAGTACAGGGGCATCTACTCTTGATTCATCAATAGGTGGCTGGTGACTGCAGaggagagggtcaaagaaagCCCCTCGCTACAGGGAGCCAGGCTAGGGGCAGGAGGTGGGTCAGGCCATggaccggggggtggggggggtgggggggtggtggtaAGCGCCCCAGTAAGAATACTAGTGATCTTATTTGTGGAGCCACTCACTCTGTGTTAAGAGCTTTGCCTCTATTGTCCCATTTACTTTACAAACCAATCCTTCAcgagggaggaaactgaggctctgaggcaGGCAGTGACTTTTCAGTGCTCACACTGCCAGAAGGGCTAATAGGTCacgattcaaacccaggtctgacCCGAAGAGGCCATGCTCAGAACCTCTCAGAAGGAGTGGTTAAGATGTGGTCCCCAAAATACAAGAGGTGCCATGCACGGAGTTGCTGACTCTCCCGGAGAGAGGGTGAAAGAAGGGGGCAGCCCCTGGAACCTGGAAGCCCGTGGTTCTCTACCTGAGGGAGTCACCAGAAGGCTCTCCGACTTCTCCAGCTCAAAGCGGCTCTCCATCTCCTCCTGGGATGCCCCCTCATCCCGTAACAGGCTCTCCTGCAGCTGCCTCATGCGCTCCATCAAAGCTTCCACGTCTCGGGCAGCCTCAAAGCCCTGGAGGAGGGACCCAGCAGTGACCATCTGCCCCCCATCCGCACCCCCtactccctcccagccccaggaaaCGCCATTTCCCATAACCCAGGCCTTCCCGGGCGACCTCTGCGCTGGGCAGCGCACACCTCCGTGCCTCCCAAAGCAAAGTTTAAGAAGCTACAGAACAGACATGTCTTCCCTGAGCATCAGCTTCCCTCACAGGAAAGAGATTGTTAAAGTGTCTGTGATtttatagtaaaacaaacaagGCCCCCTTCAAACTAAGAGGTGACCTTTGTATTTGTAAAGTGCTAACAACACCCAGGAGACTTTAAGCCTGTGAGGCTACATGCTGAGACCCACCACaaggttatttcatttaatcctcacaaccaccatGAAGCAGAGATCTTTAGCCCCATTGCACAGATGCGGAAATGGGAGTTTCGGTCAACTAACTTTTCTGAGGCTTCTAGCGTGAGATAGGGAAGCAGTGGCCTCTATCCAAGGACCAGAGGCCATGCCAGCTCCCTCTCCAGGCAAGACCCAGCCCAGTAACTTACCCCAGAGTTGTTCATTGGGTCCCTGCTGGGGGGGCTGCTCCGCTCACTGTGGGGTGAaggtgcctggggggcagggctgccTTCCGGGTCCCCCTCAGGGAGGATGCCGCAGCCAAACACAAAGGAGGCCAGTGAGTGGCAGTGGGTGAGGAGGACCAGGGCCTGGATGAGCTCCGCCAGAGACCAGCTGTGCTCGCCCGTCTTCAGCAAGGCCTGGCGAGGAAGGAAGGCTGACTCGCTCTGGGCCTGGCCCTGGGCTGACTGCCTGACATGCCCCGGCCCAGCCCCCGGGCTCCCTCCgggccctgcctctctgcccactGCACCTGGATGTGCTCCTTGGTGATGAGCCACGGCCGGTGTGCCAGCAACTTGTTGATCTCGCTGAGCTTGCGCAGCTTCTCGGGGGCGTGATGGAGACCCAGCAGCCACTCCGGGTCACCACCAGTCTGCAGAAACTCAGCCATGTGGGAACCCACCAGGTAGGAACACTGGTGGCGGGCAGCAGCCTGTGGAGGGGGTGGACAGAGCCTCGCTCAGGGTGGATATCCTGTGGAGGGAGACCTCACAGACCTCACTGTTGCCTGAGGGACAGGAAACTTCGGTTCTAACCACAGCTCCGCTAGTTTGCTGTCCTACCTTGGGTATGTCACCTGActgctttgtgcctcagtttgctaATTCGTAAAGCAGGCCCTAAAAATGCCTctgttcggggcacctgggtggctcagttggttgagcatccatctttggctcaggtcgtgatctcttggcttgtgggtttgagtcccgcatcaggctctgcactgtttgtgtggagactacttggaattctcactctctcccctctctcagacccttccccactcacgctttctctttcaaaataaatgaataatattaaaaaaatttttttaaataataaaaatgcctatCTCCAAAATCCAAAATTTTGTGGATAATCAGATAAGATTAGGCCTTTCCTCTGCTCAGTGCTGCCTCTCCTCCTGGCCCCATGAAATGAGTTCAGGAAGCACCCAGAAAGAAATCGAAAGACCAAGTCCCCCCCACCTGTATAAGAGTTGGGCTCAGACAGGCTCACCATGATGGCAATGTAGTGGCGCCAGGAGCTGGCCAGGGGCCCGTCCGTGTGCAGCAGGAGGTAGTGCAGGCGCCAGAAGCTGCTTAGGTAGTCGGGGTGCAGACCCATCACCACCGCCAGGTTGTCCACCCGCCCTGAGGACATCAGTGCCTCCAGCCTCAGGTgctgctccaggctctctgctccctcccgAAGGACCTGCCAAGCAAAGGTGACCAGGGGGTGCATTCCCCTCCTGCTCTCCACACCAAAGAGACCAACACAGTCACTGCACTGggactgagaaaacaaaaaaatgactaCCACGTCCAAAAAAGGAACACAGGGGAGGAAAAGATAATTCATTAAGCGATTTCCTTTCTCAAGGTTACAGATCTAGTAAATGACTGAATGTGGACTGAAATCCAGATTCGCAACAAAgcctatttattttctcattataaaaaaagaactggttattggggtgcctggctggttcaattTGGGGGAGAGTGTGACTCTTGGTcatggggttgtgggttcaagccccatgtggggtgtagagattaaataaataaaacttgtccTCTGCTATACCCCCAGTACCTACGACAGTGCCTGACATAGATTAATCATTCGATAGAgatctgttaaataaatgaatgaatgaggaacacctgcgtggttcagtaggttaagcttcccgactcttggttttggcttgggtcataatctcacagctcatgagtctgagacccatgtggggctctgcactggaaatGTAGAGCTTTcttggatcctctctccttctctctctgctccccctctgcttgtgctctctctcaatataaataaatcaactcttaaaaaattttaaaagattaacgAATGAATGATCTGACTCAGTGGATTAAAGATGTCTGTCGTGAGGCCGGTGGTTCCAGCGACTTGGAGGGCGAGGTGACCCCCGCGCGGGAGTGAGGTGCCCCCGCAACCATGGGCCGCGAGTTTGGGAATCTGACGCGGATGCGGCATGTGATCACCTACAGCTTGTCACCCTTCGAGCAGCGCGCCTTCCCGCACTACTTCTCCAAGGGCCTCCCCAATGTGCTGCGCCGCACACGGGCGTGCATCCTTCACGTCCTGCTGCCATTTGTAGGGTTTTATCTTATCTACACCTGGGGGACCCAGGAGTTTGAGAAATCCAAGAGGAAGAATCCCGCTGCTTATGAAAATGACCAATGAGCCACTCATCTGGATTACTGGTTTCCTGCATCTGAAAGCCCTTCTCTGGGAGAGGAGTCTACACTGTACTGTCTTGAAGACATAATAAACTTCTTATggactgcaaaaaaaaaaaaaaaaaaagatgtctgaaGATGTCTGTCGtagtaagtggaaaaaaaataaagaacatgacAATAACCTTGCCCCCACACCAAAGGATGTAAACTATGATCTTGgttctatatgaaaaaaaaatccagaaaacagtGATAAATGGTTAAGTAACAGTGATTATCTCTTTGGGAGGTGGGATTATAGGAGACCAGAGCtttctgaaacataaaaaaaattttttataatgaacaaaatatgacttttgaagttgaaaaaaaggtaatatatgTTTAGTCAAGGAAAAGCCATTAGCATAGATAGTTCTAGCTTCTTAAGGCAAAACAGGCCTTTTTCTGGGAATCAAAAGTTTATTACCTAACAGTATCATTATCGCTTTATCTCTGTCAGCCTGTTTCTTCCTAGCAACATGGGGTTGTGATATGTATGTATGCCCCACGGAGTTCTATGTGGGTTAAATGAGTCAGGAACCTGAAAGGGTAGTTTCAGAGCTGCTATTTCAAGAGATGGGAAAAGACCCCCCTCCTCATCCATCCCCCTACTTCCCAGGAATCAAGAATTCCTAACCCCCTCCAAGCTTACCTCCTCCACTGGGATGAAGGCGCTGGGCCCTCGGGGACCTCGCCGAGCCCGACTTCCCCTTTGCTCCTAGAAGGAAATCCATCATGGTTATTGGAGGTGAAATGGAGGACTAGGTGCATAGTTCGCCCTCCAGCTTTCTCCTCCTACCCAAGAGGCCACACTGAGATTTTCAAACCACCCTTTTGGTGCACCCTACATGGAGGACTCAGGTGGGAGACAACACCTGTTGGCAGGTGGAAAAAGGGTAAGCAAGAAAGGGGGCTCATCCCTCGGGGTGACTTCTTCAGGAAGCCGCAgggacccaggagccccagtattGGGTGGGAGGTGCGTGGGGAAGGGAGACATATAGCCACCATGGTGCACATCTCTAAGAGGCCACCGGTTTAGCAGCCCTGGAGATTCGGTACAAGGACCCCCTCATTTGCACCCTGAAGCCGATTTCCAAGTACCTTAGATTCCTAGGATGCAGCCTCAGTTACTCTCAGATGCTCACTTCCTCATCCTTCCTGCCGTCACCACCCCATAGACTACTACCATCCCTTGTCTGGATCACCACCCACAGCCTCGCCAatggtctccctccctccttggccctgccctctcctccccatcctctatcaaattcacaaaatgaatgaataaagagaacaTCCTCCCTGAAAGACACCTCTAGAACTAGGAGCACATTTAAGGAGTCGGCGACACTGGTGGTTTGTGGTTTCCAGGAGGAATGACCTTCCCCGGCCTAAGGAAATTTTCTCAAGTGCAAATCAGTTGGCTTAAAAGCCTGCCTCTGGCTCCCATTAGCCTTCCAGATAAATGAGTGGTTTGGTCCCATTGCTCTCCCACTGGTCACTCCTTTTGCAAAACTAATAGTCTA contains:
- the SESN2 gene encoding sestrin-2, coding for MIVADSECGAQLKGYLPFTPGGGGSGPGAGEEQRGSRARRGPRGPSAFIPVEEVLREGAESLEQHLRLEALMSSGRVDNLAVVMGLHPDYLSSFWRLHYLLLHTDGPLASSWRHYIAIMAAARHQCSYLVGSHMAEFLQTGGDPEWLLGLHHAPEKLRKLSEINKLLAHRPWLITKEHIQALLKTGEHSWSLAELIQALVLLTHCHSLASFVFGCGILPEGDPEGSPAPQAPSPHSERSSPPSRDPMNNSGGFEAARDVEALMERMRQLQESLLRDEGASQEEMESRFELEKSESLLVTPSADILEPSPHPDMLCFVEDPTFGYEDFTRRGAQAPPTFRAQDYTWEDHGYSLIQRLYPEGGQLLDEKFQAAYSLTYNTIAMHSGVDTSMLRRAIWNYIHCVFGIRYDDYDYGEVNQLLERNLKVYIKTVACYPEKTTRRMYNLFWRHFRHSEKVHVNLLLLEARMQAALLYALRAITRYMT